One Mycobacterium sp. SMC-4 DNA window includes the following coding sequences:
- a CDS encoding mechanosensitive ion channel family protein gives MDDAIESPTATDLAVSAAWVAGAVAVAYALGLTVSWVLQRLGRRSAVLADVAQLTRSPLRATLVVIAASVAVNRTTDDDASWRGWVDHTLVIALIASFTWSVISLVRVAERQTLSRFAGGDTGLTDADRHRRKIRTQVTTLRRIVVAIVVVLGGAAAMMTFPSFSDIGRTMFASAGVLTVVAGLAAQTSLGAAFAGIQIAFSDAIRVGDVVVLEDEWGRIEEITLTYVVVHLWDERRLVLPCTYFTTSPFQNWTRSATELLGTAELDVDFTVPFDEMRAELDRLLHANELWDGRVGVLQVTDAVEGLVRVRMLVSASNAGALFDLRCHVREGMITWLRNAHPDALPRQRIEHHSERGPHPRGNHFPVSAAQADAGLFSGSARGQQRNRTFQAEQPREEAAAPGPARN, from the coding sequence ATGGACGATGCGATCGAGTCCCCGACAGCCACCGACCTCGCGGTCTCCGCAGCATGGGTCGCCGGCGCAGTCGCGGTTGCCTACGCGCTGGGGCTGACCGTGTCCTGGGTGCTGCAGCGCCTGGGACGACGCAGTGCGGTGCTGGCCGACGTCGCGCAACTGACACGCAGTCCGCTGCGGGCCACGCTGGTGGTGATCGCCGCGTCGGTGGCGGTCAACCGCACCACCGACGACGACGCCAGCTGGCGCGGCTGGGTGGACCACACGCTGGTGATCGCGCTCATCGCGTCGTTCACCTGGAGCGTGATCAGCCTGGTGCGGGTGGCCGAACGCCAGACCCTGTCGCGATTCGCCGGCGGCGATACCGGATTGACCGACGCCGACCGGCACCGTCGCAAGATCCGGACCCAGGTGACCACGTTGCGGCGCATCGTGGTGGCGATCGTCGTGGTACTCGGTGGCGCGGCCGCGATGATGACGTTTCCGTCGTTCAGCGATATCGGAAGGACCATGTTCGCCTCGGCCGGTGTGCTGACCGTAGTAGCCGGCCTGGCCGCCCAGACCTCGCTGGGCGCGGCGTTCGCGGGCATTCAGATTGCCTTCTCCGATGCGATCCGGGTCGGCGATGTGGTTGTGCTCGAGGACGAATGGGGCCGCATCGAGGAGATCACGCTGACCTACGTGGTGGTGCACCTGTGGGATGAACGACGCCTGGTACTGCCGTGCACGTACTTCACCACGTCGCCGTTCCAGAACTGGACGCGCAGCGCGACCGAACTGCTCGGCACTGCCGAACTCGACGTCGACTTCACGGTGCCGTTCGACGAGATGCGGGCCGAACTCGACCGGCTGCTGCATGCCAATGAGTTGTGGGACGGCCGAGTCGGCGTCCTGCAGGTCACCGACGCGGTCGAGGGACTGGTCCGGGTGCGCATGCTGGTCAGCGCGTCCAACGCCGGTGCGCTGTTCGATCTGCGCTGCCATGTCCGCGAAGGCATGATCACCTGGCTGCGCAATGCCCACCCGGACGCGCTGCCGCGACAGCGGATCGAGCACCACTCCGAGCGCGGTCCGCACCCGCGCGGCAACCACTTCCCGGTCAGCGCAGCGCAGGCCGACGCCGGCCTGTTCAGCGGCAGCGCCCGCGGGCAGCAACGCAACCGCACCTTCCAGGCCGAGCAGCCTCGCGAAGAGGCCGCGGCGCCGGGACCTGCCCGCAACTAG
- a CDS encoding wax ester/triacylglycerol synthase family O-acyltransferase, whose amino-acid sequence MHVAGLLPFAPPAGASADFLRTMIDDARSLEVVAPWNLKLAHPRLQFSPLHSWVPDENFDFDYHVRRSALASPGDQRELGILVSRLHSNHLDLTRPPWELHVIEGLEDGRFALYAKVHHALVDGYSAMRMLARSLSRDPDCRDPRLFFNIAPPPRSPREPQPGPDSPSNPLTFALRTLTGLGNTVTSGLGAAASLTSALVNTQIRRDGDYRHIAGSASAPHSILNARISRNRRFATQQYDFDRLKKLSSQHSATINDVALAIMGGGLRTFLGEVDKLPDRSLVAFLPVNVRPNGDEGGGNSVGAILTPMGTDIADPVERLAVISTATRAAKAELQKMSPAAIIAYSAALLAPAGSQIAGALTGIEPPWPYTFNLCVSNVPGPREPLYFNGSRLEATFPVSIPIHGMALNITLQSYADTINVGFVGCRDRIPHLQRLAVHTGEALEALEDASQR is encoded by the coding sequence ATGCACGTGGCCGGCCTGCTGCCGTTCGCACCGCCCGCCGGCGCGTCCGCCGACTTCCTGCGCACGATGATCGACGACGCACGCAGCCTGGAAGTCGTCGCCCCGTGGAACCTCAAATTGGCCCACCCGCGATTGCAATTCAGTCCGCTGCACAGCTGGGTTCCCGACGAGAACTTCGATTTCGATTACCACGTGCGGCGCTCCGCTCTGGCCAGCCCGGGTGATCAACGCGAGCTCGGGATTCTGGTGTCGCGGCTGCACAGCAATCACCTCGACCTGACCCGGCCGCCGTGGGAACTGCACGTCATCGAGGGCCTCGAGGACGGCCGCTTCGCGCTCTACGCGAAGGTCCACCACGCCCTCGTCGACGGGTACAGCGCCATGCGCATGCTCGCGCGCAGCCTGTCCCGGGATCCGGACTGCCGCGACCCTCGCCTGTTCTTCAACATCGCGCCACCGCCACGATCGCCACGGGAGCCACAGCCAGGCCCCGACAGCCCGTCGAACCCACTGACCTTCGCGCTGCGGACACTGACCGGCCTGGGCAACACCGTCACCTCGGGCCTCGGCGCAGCCGCGAGCTTGACCTCCGCACTGGTGAACACCCAGATCCGGCGTGACGGCGACTACCGCCACATCGCCGGGTCGGCGTCAGCGCCACACAGCATCCTCAACGCCCGCATCAGTCGCAATCGCCGGTTCGCCACCCAGCAGTACGACTTCGACCGGCTCAAGAAGCTCAGCTCCCAGCACAGCGCCACCATCAACGATGTGGCGCTGGCGATCATGGGCGGCGGGCTGCGGACGTTCCTCGGCGAGGTCGACAAACTGCCGGACCGGTCCTTGGTGGCGTTCCTGCCGGTGAACGTGCGGCCCAATGGCGACGAGGGCGGCGGTAACTCCGTCGGCGCGATCCTGACGCCGATGGGCACCGACATCGCCGACCCAGTCGAGCGGCTCGCGGTGATCAGCACCGCCACCCGGGCCGCGAAGGCCGAGCTGCAGAAGATGTCCCCGGCGGCGATCATCGCCTACAGCGCAGCGCTGCTCGCGCCGGCCGGTAGCCAGATCGCCGGCGCGCTGACCGGGATCGAACCGCCGTGGCCCTACACCTTCAACCTGTGCGTGTCCAATGTGCCCGGACCACGGGAACCGTTGTATTTCAACGGTTCCCGTCTGGAGGCGACATTCCCGGTGTCGATCCCGATCCACGGCATGGCGTTGAACATCACTCTGCAGAGCTATGCCGACACCATCAACGTCGGCTTCGTGGGCTGTCGGGACCGGATTCCGCACCTGCAGCGGTTGGCCGTCCACACCGGTGAGGCCCTCGAAGCGCTGGAAGACGCGTCGCAGCGCTGA
- a CDS encoding amidohydrolase family protein, whose protein sequence is MGAAGDTPDRLLIKNVRIFDGLSPRRAYGNVLIEGQTITAVEASPIAEAPDMTVVDGGDRTLMPGMSDAHVHLVGMANAMLDLAMAGQTLLAARTLARAKDTLLRGFTTVRDMAGDVAGIKQVIDAEPELGPRIYPSQAAVSQTAGHGDFSFVYETPTALGGEQSRAEQIGLMRVADGPDRVTAAVREQLKRGASQIKLMVGGGAASLYDPLYTVQFTPAELQAAVQAARDYDTYVAAHVYNVAGIRRAVEAGVLSIEHGHLADEDTVAMLAERGVWLSTQPFAEHDHGFLSPDSAAKNREICAGTDQLYRWATKHGVNVAWGTDLLFEPALNHLQSDMVVRLGEYMTTIDALKMVTSGNAALFRLSGQRDPYRAARLGEITPGAWADLLLVDGDPTTDLTVLRDPAANLAVIVRDGRIVKNQLTSR, encoded by the coding sequence ATGGGTGCGGCAGGCGATACCCCAGACCGTCTGTTGATCAAGAACGTGCGAATCTTCGACGGGCTGTCGCCGCGACGGGCCTACGGGAACGTGTTGATCGAGGGCCAGACGATCACCGCGGTCGAGGCCTCGCCGATCGCCGAAGCGCCTGACATGACGGTCGTCGACGGTGGTGACCGCACGCTGATGCCGGGGATGAGCGACGCGCATGTGCACCTGGTGGGAATGGCGAACGCGATGCTCGACCTGGCCATGGCCGGCCAGACCCTGTTGGCAGCCCGCACTCTGGCCAGAGCCAAGGACACGCTGTTGCGCGGCTTCACCACGGTGCGCGACATGGCCGGCGACGTCGCCGGCATCAAACAGGTCATCGACGCCGAGCCCGAACTGGGCCCGCGGATCTACCCCAGCCAGGCGGCGGTCTCCCAGACAGCGGGCCACGGGGACTTCAGCTTCGTCTACGAGACCCCGACCGCTCTCGGCGGCGAGCAGTCGCGGGCCGAGCAGATCGGGCTCATGCGGGTCGCCGACGGCCCGGACCGGGTCACGGCCGCGGTGCGCGAACAACTCAAACGCGGTGCCTCACAGATCAAGCTGATGGTGGGCGGCGGCGCCGCATCGTTGTACGACCCGCTCTACACCGTGCAGTTCACCCCGGCCGAACTGCAGGCCGCGGTGCAAGCGGCCCGTGACTACGACACATACGTCGCCGCGCACGTCTACAACGTCGCCGGTATCCGGCGTGCCGTCGAGGCCGGGGTGCTGTCCATCGAGCACGGGCACCTGGCCGACGAGGACACCGTCGCGATGCTCGCCGAGCGGGGCGTGTGGTTGTCCACCCAGCCCTTCGCCGAGCATGACCACGGTTTCCTCAGCCCGGACAGTGCGGCGAAGAACCGCGAGATCTGCGCTGGTACCGACCAGCTCTACCGGTGGGCCACCAAGCACGGTGTGAACGTCGCCTGGGGCACCGACCTGCTGTTCGAACCCGCACTGAACCATCTGCAGAGCGACATGGTGGTCCGGCTCGGCGAGTACATGACGACGATCGACGCGCTGAAGATGGTGACCTCGGGCAACGCGGCGCTGTTCCGGCTGTCGGGCCAGCGCGACCCCTACCGGGCGGCCCGCCTGGGCGAGATCACCCCGGGTGCATGGGCCGATCTGCTGCTGGTCGACGGCGATCCCACCACCGACCTCACGGTGCTCAGAGACCCAGCGGCCAACCTGGCAGTCATCGTCAGAGACGGCCGGATCGTCAAGAACCAGCTGACTTCTCGGTAG
- a CDS encoding MOSC domain-containing protein has product MACVLTVNIATTPTELGRLRSGINKQPSAEPVEVRAPGSGRASPGSGLAGDTIGNRRFHGGDDQAVYAYAREDLDRWQTQLGRHLPNGVFGENLTTSGADLTQCVIGERWSVGDDGLVLEVTSPRTPCRTFTMWLDRPDWMKTFTAANLPGAYFRVIEPGPVAAGSDITVLERPGHGITVGTVFRALMTEPELLGSLAAADALPEKIKKKIARRM; this is encoded by the coding sequence ATGGCTTGCGTGCTGACGGTGAACATCGCGACGACGCCCACCGAACTGGGCAGACTGCGCTCGGGAATCAACAAGCAGCCCAGCGCCGAACCGGTGGAGGTGCGCGCGCCCGGATCCGGGCGTGCAAGCCCGGGCAGCGGGCTGGCCGGGGACACCATCGGTAACCGCAGATTTCACGGTGGGGACGATCAGGCGGTGTATGCCTACGCCCGCGAAGATCTCGACCGCTGGCAGACCCAATTGGGCCGGCACCTTCCGAACGGCGTATTCGGGGAGAACCTGACCACCTCCGGCGCAGACCTGACCCAGTGCGTCATCGGCGAACGCTGGTCGGTGGGCGACGACGGACTGGTCCTGGAGGTGACCAGCCCCCGCACACCATGTCGCACCTTCACGATGTGGTTGGACCGCCCGGATTGGATGAAGACCTTCACTGCGGCCAATCTGCCCGGCGCCTATTTCCGGGTGATCGAGCCGGGGCCGGTCGCGGCCGGCTCCGACATCACGGTGCTGGAGCGGCCAGGCCATGGAATCACCGTCGGCACCGTCTTCCGCGCGTTGATGACCGAACCGGAGCTGCTGGGGTCGCTGGCCGCCGCCGACGCGTTGCCCGAAAAGATCAAGAAGAAGATCGCCCGGCGGATGTGA
- a CDS encoding DUF2237 family protein produces the protein MPERNVLGGPLDPCGTDPMTGFFRDGCCSTGTEDLGRHTICAVVTAEFLSHQRSIGNDLSAPMPAYRFPGLRPGDRWCVTARNWLRAHQDGRGCPVVLASTHERTLDIVPLSVLQQYAVDVPDDLTGL, from the coding sequence GTGCCTGAGCGAAATGTACTGGGTGGACCGCTGGATCCGTGTGGCACCGACCCCATGACCGGTTTCTTCCGCGACGGCTGCTGCAGCACCGGCACCGAGGATCTCGGGCGGCACACCATCTGTGCGGTGGTCACCGCGGAGTTCCTTTCCCACCAACGCAGCATCGGCAATGATCTGTCCGCCCCGATGCCCGCCTACCGGTTTCCGGGTCTGCGGCCGGGCGACCGCTGGTGTGTCACCGCCCGCAACTGGCTGCGTGCGCATCAGGACGGTCGCGGTTGTCCGGTGGTGCTGGCCTCGACCCACGAGCGCACGCTCGACATCGTGCCGCTGTCGGTGTTGCAGCAGTACGCTGTCGACGTTCCCGACGACTTGACCGGCCTCTAG
- a CDS encoding YdiU family protein, with protein sequence MTLALHSRFAGELPELAVDWKAEEAPEPTLLVLNEPLAAELGLDPHWLRSPDGIGLLVGTALPAGAAPVAQAYAGHQFGGFTPRLGDGRALLLGEVVDAEGRLRDLHLKGSGRTPFARGGDGLAAVGPMLREYLISEAIHALGVPTARALAVVATGRPVYRETIQPGAVLARVADSHLRVGSFQYAALVSQSTGDPTVLRRLADHAIARHHPGAADAENPYLALLDGVVAVQAKLVAHWMLVGFVHGVMNTDNTTISGQTIDYGPCAFMEAFDPATVYSSIDSWGRYAYGNQPSVALWNLARFAETLLPLFADDTDAAIRLAEGHLGAFQMHYEDRWSAGMRAKLGVPDAAVPTVAPLITDLLEQMQQSQVDHTLFYRRLAAAARGDAEPVRGEFIDLARFDDWMQRWRALGPDAETMDAVNPVYVPRNHLVEEALNAATEGDLAPFEALLAVVGQPFTERDGLARYAEPADKEFTAGFRTFCGT encoded by the coding sequence GTGACGCTCGCACTGCACAGCCGGTTCGCCGGCGAGCTGCCCGAGCTGGCGGTGGACTGGAAGGCCGAGGAGGCCCCGGAGCCGACACTGCTGGTGCTCAACGAGCCGCTGGCTGCCGAGCTGGGGCTGGATCCGCACTGGTTGCGCAGCCCCGACGGAATCGGGCTACTCGTCGGCACCGCGCTTCCGGCCGGCGCCGCCCCGGTGGCTCAGGCCTACGCCGGTCACCAGTTCGGCGGGTTCACCCCCCGGCTCGGCGACGGCCGCGCATTGCTGCTCGGCGAGGTCGTCGATGCCGAGGGCCGGCTGCGTGATCTGCACCTCAAGGGTTCCGGACGGACCCCGTTCGCCCGGGGTGGGGACGGACTGGCCGCGGTCGGTCCGATGTTGCGCGAGTACCTGATCAGTGAGGCCATCCACGCGCTGGGCGTTCCGACCGCGCGGGCGCTGGCCGTGGTGGCCACCGGGCGCCCGGTCTATCGCGAGACGATCCAGCCCGGCGCGGTGCTGGCCCGCGTCGCCGACAGCCACCTGCGAGTCGGCAGCTTCCAATACGCGGCGCTGGTGTCCCAGTCCACCGGGGATCCGACGGTGTTGCGGCGGTTGGCCGACCACGCCATCGCCCGTCACCACCCGGGGGCTGCGGACGCCGAGAATCCCTACCTGGCGCTGCTGGACGGGGTTGTCGCGGTGCAGGCGAAATTGGTCGCGCATTGGATGCTGGTCGGGTTCGTGCACGGCGTGATGAACACCGACAACACCACGATCTCCGGGCAGACCATCGACTACGGGCCGTGCGCGTTCATGGAGGCCTTCGACCCGGCCACGGTGTACAGCTCGATCGACAGCTGGGGCCGCTACGCCTACGGCAATCAACCGTCGGTGGCGCTGTGGAATCTGGCCCGGTTCGCCGAGACACTGCTGCCGCTGTTCGCAGACGACACCGACGCCGCCATCCGGCTGGCCGAAGGGCACCTCGGCGCCTTTCAGATGCACTACGAAGATCGCTGGTCGGCCGGTATGCGCGCCAAGCTGGGTGTGCCCGACGCCGCGGTCCCGACCGTCGCACCGCTGATCACCGATCTGCTGGAGCAGATGCAGCAGAGCCAGGTCGACCACACCCTGTTCTATCGCCGGCTGGCCGCGGCGGCGCGTGGGGACGCCGAACCGGTGCGCGGGGAGTTCATCGACCTCGCCCGGTTCGACGACTGGATGCAGCGGTGGCGGGCGCTGGGTCCCGATGCAGAGACGATGGACGCGGTCAACCCGGTCTACGTCCCGCGCAATCACCTGGTCGAGGAGGCGTTGAACGCCGCGACCGAGGGCGATCTGGCGCCGTTCGAGGCGCTGCTGGCGGTGGTCGGGCAGCCGTTCACCGAACGCGACGGTCTTGCGCGCTACGCCGAGCCCGCCGACAAGGAGTTCACGGCCGGTTTCCGGACCTTCTGTGGAACCTGA
- a CDS encoding phosphotransferase, which yields MATPMTARQLAERTRRAGEAALRAATDLGLAAQRATVLHDAFSVVVHLEPEPVVARIPVVLTGSTRADQQHRRQQRELDVAAWLAQRGVPVVRPAPQLPRAPVHRDGFAMTFWQLVEVAGDHRAYHGVDLSYSARLHAHLADYRGALPFLAPFNQGLPEMLAALQPGDLLTAADLDRVWAEYDAMRAVLSCVEAFQAAFPAVTVQPIQGDVPSHNVIRAKSGILFSDFEDICLGPVEWDIALLGPAANAEYDAAAAERGVRATDPAVQRLMDAARRLQFVGCVALVDQLPLLATGLAEAVRDWRAQSPGWPDQAGS from the coding sequence GTGGCCACTCCGATGACCGCCCGACAACTGGCCGAACGAACCCGACGAGCCGGCGAGGCCGCCCTGCGGGCAGCGACCGACCTCGGGCTCGCCGCGCAGCGCGCGACGGTGCTGCACGACGCGTTTTCCGTCGTCGTCCACCTCGAACCGGAACCGGTGGTCGCCCGGATCCCCGTCGTGCTGACCGGCAGCACGCGCGCCGACCAACAGCACCGGCGCCAGCAGCGCGAACTCGACGTCGCGGCGTGGCTGGCCCAACGGGGCGTCCCGGTGGTCCGGCCGGCGCCGCAACTGCCACGAGCGCCGGTCCACCGTGACGGTTTTGCGATGACGTTCTGGCAACTGGTCGAGGTGGCCGGTGATCACCGGGCTTACCACGGAGTCGATCTGTCCTACAGTGCTCGGTTGCATGCTCACCTCGCCGACTACCGCGGCGCGCTGCCGTTCCTGGCGCCGTTCAATCAGGGCTTACCGGAGATGCTGGCCGCTCTGCAACCCGGCGATCTGCTGACCGCGGCCGATCTGGACCGGGTGTGGGCGGAGTACGACGCGATGCGCGCGGTGCTGTCCTGTGTCGAGGCGTTCCAGGCAGCCTTCCCGGCTGTCACAGTGCAACCGATCCAGGGGGACGTGCCCTCGCACAACGTGATTCGCGCGAAGAGCGGGATTCTGTTCAGTGACTTCGAGGACATCTGCCTGGGACCGGTGGAATGGGACATCGCGCTGCTGGGCCCAGCCGCCAACGCCGAGTACGACGCCGCGGCGGCCGAGCGGGGAGTGCGGGCGACCGACCCGGCAGTGCAGCGGCTGATGGACGCCGCACGACGGCTGCAATTTGTGGGATGTGTGGCTTTGGTCGACCAACTACCGTTGCTGGCAACGGGTTTGGCAGAAGCAGTGCGTGACTGGCGGGCACAGAGCCCCGGGTGGCCTGATCAGGCGGGCAGCTGA
- a CDS encoding CoA pyrophosphatase, translating to MTIDYSDALRDSIRERLAGHRRRSVVDPAKRRAAVAVVLVDSSVGEDRVDPAPVADWIAGRPMPEDLDGRMVDVSGGAAFFLCRRASRLSTHSAQWALPGGRLDPGENAVDAALRELHEELDVELPESAVLGQLDDYPTRSGYVITPVVLWGGGRLNPRPAPEEVVAVYRVGLHQLTREDSPRYIRIAESPRPVVQIPLGNDLIHAPTGAVLLQLRWLGLEGRSDPVDGMEQPVFAWR from the coding sequence GTGACGATCGACTACAGCGACGCGCTGCGCGACAGTATTCGCGAGCGGCTGGCAGGCCACCGTCGCCGGTCGGTCGTCGATCCTGCCAAGCGGCGTGCCGCGGTCGCCGTGGTACTGGTGGACTCGTCGGTCGGCGAGGATCGGGTGGACCCAGCGCCAGTGGCGGACTGGATCGCCGGTCGTCCGATGCCCGAGGATCTCGACGGGCGGATGGTCGACGTGTCCGGCGGCGCAGCGTTCTTCCTGTGCCGCCGGGCTTCCCGGCTGTCCACTCACTCGGCGCAGTGGGCACTGCCGGGCGGGCGCCTCGACCCCGGCGAGAATGCCGTCGACGCCGCGTTGCGCGAACTCCACGAGGAACTCGACGTTGAATTGCCCGAGTCGGCTGTGCTGGGCCAACTCGATGACTATCCGACCCGGTCGGGCTATGTGATCACCCCGGTGGTGTTGTGGGGTGGTGGCCGGCTGAATCCGCGCCCGGCACCTGAGGAGGTGGTGGCGGTGTACCGGGTCGGTCTTCACCAGCTCACACGCGAGGACTCGCCACGCTACATCCGGATCGCCGAGAGCCCGAGACCGGTCGTCCAGATCCCGCTGGGAAACGACCTCATCCATGCGCCGACCGGCGCTGTCTTGTTGCAGCTGAGGTGGCTGGGGCTCGAAGGCCGCTCGGACCCCGTCGACGGGATGGAACAACCGGTCTTCGCGTGGCGTTGA
- a CDS encoding DUF4333 domain-containing protein, with the protein MAAALRSATRPAPALLIAATAVIVSACQMSFSTGGLDYDKLETAITDELNTTYESVGQQVSSLECPRESPSPGKGDSLICTAEVGDQQVRVEATVTDEDYNVDFVTLDTLYDLSQTGAVLSEEISAQLGFPVTVTCGEGLRAVEVGSTLDCMAADELGAERVVQITASPVGEDDQWELLE; encoded by the coding sequence ATGGCAGCCGCACTCCGATCCGCCACGCGCCCGGCACCGGCACTGCTGATCGCGGCCACGGCCGTCATCGTGTCGGCGTGCCAGATGTCGTTCTCGACCGGCGGGCTCGATTACGACAAGCTCGAAACCGCCATCACCGATGAGCTGAACACCACCTACGAGTCGGTGGGACAGCAGGTGTCGTCGCTGGAATGTCCGCGTGAGTCTCCGTCACCAGGCAAGGGCGACAGCCTGATCTGCACCGCTGAGGTCGGTGACCAACAGGTTCGGGTCGAAGCCACCGTCACCGACGAGGATTACAACGTCGACTTCGTCACGCTCGACACCCTCTACGACCTGTCCCAGACCGGCGCAGTGCTGTCCGAGGAGATCTCCGCACAACTGGGCTTTCCGGTGACCGTGACCTGCGGCGAGGGTTTGCGCGCCGTGGAGGTCGGTTCGACTCTGGACTGCATGGCCGCCGACGAACTCGGAGCAGAACGCGTCGTACAGATCACCGCCAGCCCGGTCGGCGAGGACGACCAGTGGGAGCTGCTCGAGTAG
- a CDS encoding GTP-binding protein, whose amino-acid sequence MQAAIPVIALTGYLGAGKTTLLNHVLRTPDARIGVVINDFGELNVDAALVTGQVDEPASIAGGCICCLPDDGGLDTALARLADPKLRLDAIIVEASGLADPVALARIIRFSGVDRVRPGGVIDVLDAARHFETVDRDQSPPARYRAASLVVVNKLDQVAEAGRTALLQRVADRIHPCNPHARVIGAQAGRIDPALLYDVSGGEETGQLSFRELLYQSDASAHADHHTHTHADSVTVVTDGCADPDAVIDLLEQPPAGVYRMKGTITVRYRSATRSYVVNVVGPSVHVAAAAGPRSQGSHLVAIGMHLDVEAVRSRLRDALAVTTAAAPATGIRRIQRYRRLSI is encoded by the coding sequence GTGCAGGCCGCCATCCCCGTCATCGCGCTGACCGGATACCTCGGCGCAGGCAAGACAACCCTGCTCAACCATGTGCTGCGCACCCCCGACGCCCGAATCGGCGTGGTGATCAACGACTTCGGCGAGCTCAACGTCGACGCGGCCCTGGTGACCGGGCAGGTCGACGAACCTGCGTCCATCGCGGGGGGCTGCATCTGCTGTCTGCCCGACGACGGCGGCCTCGACACCGCGCTGGCCCGGCTGGCGGACCCCAAACTACGACTCGATGCCATCATCGTCGAGGCCAGCGGGCTGGCCGATCCGGTGGCCCTCGCGCGCATCATCCGGTTCAGCGGAGTCGACCGGGTACGTCCGGGCGGGGTGATCGACGTCCTCGACGCGGCCCGACACTTCGAGACCGTGGACCGCGATCAGAGCCCGCCCGCCCGCTACCGCGCGGCATCTCTGGTGGTGGTCAACAAGCTCGACCAGGTTGCCGAGGCCGGGCGGACCGCTTTGCTGCAGCGTGTCGCCGACCGGATCCATCCGTGCAATCCGCACGCCCGGGTGATCGGCGCCCAGGCCGGCCGAATCGACCCGGCGCTGCTCTACGACGTGTCCGGCGGTGAAGAGACCGGGCAGCTGTCCTTTCGCGAATTGCTTTACCAGAGCGATGCTTCGGCCCACGCGGATCACCACACCCACACCCACGCCGACTCGGTCACGGTGGTCACCGACGGGTGCGCAGATCCCGATGCAGTGATCGATCTGCTCGAGCAACCGCCGGCCGGGGTGTACCGGATGAAGGGCACGATCACGGTGCGTTACCGGTCGGCGACGCGCAGCTACGTCGTCAACGTGGTCGGCCCTTCGGTGCATGTGGCTGCCGCGGCCGGTCCCCGAAGCCAGGGCAGTCATCTGGTGGCCATCGGGATGCATCTGGATGTCGAGGCGGTGCGCAGCCGACTGCGCGACGCGCTGGCCGTGACGACGGCGGCCGCTCCGGCGACCGGCATCCGGCGGATTCAACGCTATCGCCGGCTGAGCATCTGA